From Coturnix japonica isolate 7356 chromosome 1, Coturnix japonica 2.1, whole genome shotgun sequence, the proteins below share one genomic window:
- the DHTKD1 gene encoding LOW QUALITY PROTEIN: probable 2-oxoglutarate dehydrogenase E1 component DHKTD1, mitochondrial (The sequence of the model RefSeq protein was modified relative to this genomic sequence to represent the inferred CDS: inserted 1 base in 1 codon; deleted 1 base in 1 codon), whose protein sequence is MAASTARCALWRWSWRAGSRRWYRTERGVYGYKPRKAAGEGXAEPRGAGRTAKQVDHALARLITAYSEHGHKAAKINPLFAGQAVMNVVPEIQELAEVLQGPLITTGLLNMGKEEASVEDVLAYLDHVYCGHISIETSQLPTLEERQWFTKRFEELKQEAFTTEEKKHLCKLMLESQEFDRFLATKFSTVKRYGGEGAESMMGFFHELFKMCAYSGVTDIILGMPHRGRLNLLTGLLQLPPELMFRKMRGLSEFPENSAAIGMFLSHLTSSVDLDFGSHRPVHVTLLPNPSHLEAINPVAVGKTRGRQQSLLDGDYSPESSAQPGDKVICLQVHGDGAFSGQGIVPETLTLSGLPHFRVGGSIHLIVNNQLGYTTPPERGRSSLYCSDIGKIVGCAVIHVNGDDPEEVLRATRLAVEYQRQFRRDVIVDLLCYRQWGHNELDEPFFTNPSMYKIIRSRKSIPDTYAEHLVATGLMTDVEVSEIKTTYYSKLNDHLANMTLYSPPPTNLQAHWKGLVEPSAKITTWDTGMPIPLLQFIGVKSVEVPEELQMHSHLLKTYAQSRVQKMEEGNKLDWATAETLAFGSLLSQGFNIRLSGQDVGRGTFSQRHAMLVCQETDDTYIPLNHMSPDQKGFLEVSNSPLSEEAVLGFEYGMSIESPKLLPIWEAQFGDFFNGAQIIFDTFISGGEAKWLLQSGIVILLPHGYDGAGPEHSSCRMERFLQMCDSSEEGVDGDRVNMSIVHPTTPAQYFHLLRRQMVRNFRKPLIVASPKVLLRLPAAVSSFEEMAPRTTFKPVIGDSSVEPKSVTHVVFCSGKHYYALVKQRETLGEKQHNTAIIRLEELCPFPLEALQQELSKYSHAKVFIWSQEEPQNMGPWSFVSPRFEKQLGVKLRLVSRPPLPAPAVGIGTLHQQQQEDILTSTFI, encoded by the exons aTGGCGGCGAGCACGGCTCGTTGTGCTCTGTGGAGATGGTCGTGGCGAGCCGGTTCGCGGCGATGGTACCGCACGGAGCGGGGGGTGTACGGCTACAAGCCGCGGAAAGCGGCGGGAGAGG TGGCGGAGCCGCGTGGAGCTGGGCGAACGGCAAAGCAG G TTGACCATGCCCTTGCTCGTTTAATAACTGCGTACTCTGAACATGGACACAAAGCAGCCAAAATAAACCCACTGTTTGCTGGGCAAGCTGTTATGAACGTGGTACCTGAAATCCAAGAGTTGGCTGAAGTTCTTCAAGGACCTCTCATTACCACAG GGCTTCTCAACATGGGAAAAGAAGAGGCCTCCGTAGAGGATGTGTTGGCTTACCTTGACCATGTGTACTGCGGGcatatttccatagaaacaagCCAGCTCCCAACCTTGGAGGAGAGACAGTGGTTTACTAAAAGatttgaagaactgaaacaagAAGCATTTACAAcggaagagaaaaagcacttgTGCAAACTGATGTTGGAGTCACAG GAGTTTGATCGCTTCTTAGCTACAAAGTTCTCTACAGTGAAGCGATATGGTGGTGAAGGAGCAGAGAGCATGATGGGCTTCTTCCACGAATTGTTTAAGATGTGTGCGTACAGTGGTGTGACAGATATCATTCTTGGAATGCCTCATCGTGGAAGACTTAATCTTCTCACAGGCTTGCTTCAGCTTCCACCAGAG CTCATGTTCCGTAAGATGCGTGGTTTGAGTGAGTTTCCAGAGAATTCAGCAGCCATTGGGATGTTTCTCTCCCACCTGACATCTTCTGTGGATCTTGACTTTGGTTCGCACAGG CCTGTGCATGTCACCTTGCTACCAAACCCCTCACACTTAGAAGCAATCAATCCAGTGGCCGTGGGCAAGACACGAGGAAGACAACAGTCTCTGCTCGATGGAGATTACTCCCCAGagagctctgcacagcctggAGACAAAGTTATTTGCCTGCAG GTTCATGGTGATGGTGCTTTCTCTGGGCAGGGGATTGTTCCTGAAACACTGACCCTCTCCGGTCTACCACATTTCAGAGTTGGTGGGAGCATCCATTTGATTGTTAATAACCAGCTGGGCTACACCACTCCTCCAGAGAGAGGAAGATCATCACTGTACTGTAGTGACATTG GTAAAATTGTTGGATGTGCAGTTATCCATGTCAATGGGGATGATCCTGAAGAAGTTCTCCGTGCCACACGACTGGCAGTTGAGTACCAACGCCAGTTCCGCAGAGATGTGATAGTAGACTTGCTGTGCTACAGACAGTGGGGCCACAATGAACTTGATGAACCATTCTTCACCAACCCTAGCATGTACAAAATCATCAG ATCCCGTAAGAGTATCCCAGACACATATGCAGAACACCTTGTAGCTACTGGGCTCATGACTGACGTTGAAGTATCTGAGATAAAGACAACCTACTATTCTAAACTAAACGATCATCTTGCCAACATGACTTTGTATAGTCCACCTCCTACCAACCTGCAAGCTCACTGGAAAGGTTTGGTTGAACCTTCTGCTAAAATCACCACTTGGGACACAGGTATGCCAATACCACTCCTACAGTTTATTGGAGTCAAGTCCGTAGAGGTGCCTGAAGAGCTCCAGATGCACAGCCATCTTCTAAAGACATATGCACAG tcaAGAGTTCagaaaatggaggaaggaaaCAAGCTGGACTGGGCAACAGCTGAAACTTTAGCATTTGGTTCCCTGCTGAGCCAAG GGTTTAACATCAGACTAAGTGGACAAGATGTTGGCAGAGGAACCTTTAGCCAGCGACATGCAATGTTGGTTTGCCAAGAAACAGATGACACCTACATTCCTCTGAATCATATGTCCCCAGACCAGAAGGGTTTCTTAGAG GTGAGTAACAGTCCCTTGTCTGAGGAAGCTGTACTTGGTTTTGAATATGGAATGAGTATTGAGAGTCCTAAGTTACTGCCAATTTGGGAAGCTCAATTTGGAGACTTCTTTAATGGAGCCCAGATAATATTTGACACTTTCATCTCTGGAG GTGAGGCCAAATGGCTTCTGCAGAGTGGGATAGTAATTCTTCTCCCGCATGGTTATGATGGTGCAGGCCCTGAGCACTCGTCCTGCCGGATGGAACGTTTCCTGCAG ATGTGTGACAGCTCAGAAGAAGGAGTTGATGGGGACCGAGTGAACATGTCAATTGTGCATCCCACCACCCCAGCACAGTATTTCCATTTACTCCGGAGGCAAATGGTCCGAAACTTTAGGAAACCTCTCATTGTTGCTTCTCCGAAAGTGTTACTCAGGCTCCCT GCTGCTGTATCAAGTTTTGAAGAAATGGCTCCAAGAACAACATTCAAGCCTGTCATCGGTGACTCCTCGGTAGAGCCTAAAAG tgtcaCCCATGTGGTGTTCTGTTCTGGAAAGCATTACTATGCTCTGGTGAAGCAAAGAGAGAcactaggagaaaaacaacacaacacagctaTTATAAGACTTGAAGAACTGTGTCCTTTCCCATtggaagctctgcagcaagaGCTGAGCAAATACAGCCATGCCAAAG